From a region of the Marinomonas mediterranea MMB-1 genome:
- the panC gene encoding pantoate--beta-alanine ligase — MKTFHTVKELRDTLYQDRLKEKHIAFVPTMGNLHEGHMDLIRRARQESEIVVASIFVNPMQFGKNEDLERYPRTLKDDQTLLESNGCDYLFAPDALEMYPDGKRSQTQIEVTGLSDILCGASRPGHFIGVATVVTKLFNIVQPDCAIFGNKDYQQLKVIEDMTRDLSSNINIIGVDIARSESGLALSSRNGYLSQEERDIATNLYATLKWAKDQLMIGSTSHEEIREQAQQKLEAVGFQRDYFEIRAQDSLQTPLEEERSLVILAAAYLGKARLIDNITVELT; from the coding sequence ATGAAAACATTTCACACCGTAAAAGAATTACGAGATACACTCTATCAAGATCGACTAAAAGAAAAACACATCGCATTTGTTCCAACAATGGGAAACTTGCATGAAGGGCACATGGATCTAATCCGAAGAGCCCGCCAAGAAAGTGAGATCGTCGTCGCCTCAATTTTCGTCAACCCAATGCAATTTGGTAAAAACGAGGATTTGGAGCGATACCCAAGAACACTAAAAGACGATCAAACTCTGCTCGAATCCAATGGCTGTGATTATTTATTCGCGCCTGATGCCCTCGAAATGTACCCAGATGGCAAACGTAGTCAAACACAAATTGAAGTAACAGGTCTGTCTGATATTCTCTGTGGCGCGAGCCGTCCAGGACACTTTATTGGTGTTGCAACGGTCGTCACCAAACTATTTAACATAGTACAACCTGACTGTGCGATTTTTGGTAACAAAGATTATCAACAATTAAAAGTCATAGAAGACATGACCAGAGATTTAAGCTCCAACATCAACATTATTGGCGTTGATATTGCTCGATCTGAGTCAGGTCTGGCACTAAGCTCTCGTAATGGCTACCTAAGCCAAGAAGAAAGAGACATTGCAACAAACCTATATGCCACACTAAAATGGGCAAAAGATCAGCTTATGATAGGCAGCACGAGTCACGAAGAAATCCGCGAACAAGCTCAACAGAAGCTTGAAGCGGTGGGCTTTCAACGTGACTACTTTGAAATACGTGCGCAAGATAGCTTACAAACACCGTTAGAGGAAGAGAGAAGCCTAGTCATCTTGGCTGCGGCATATCTAGGAAAAGCACGACTAATTGATAATATTACCGTCGAGCTTACCTAA
- a CDS encoding flavin reductase: MVDVKLFRDGMSLLGSAVTVITTDGEAGRFGFTATAVTSVTDEPPTLLVCMNRNSFAYPHFQKNGVLSVNVLQGHHQDVSWDFANRDLSSEERFAKHKWSTLKTGAPILEEALVSFDCEIHESHEMGSHSIFYCRVKDAVVGENGEGLVYFNRAYHALNEQSSAR; this comes from the coding sequence ATGGTTGATGTGAAATTATTTCGTGACGGCATGTCACTATTAGGAAGTGCGGTTACTGTCATTACAACAGACGGTGAAGCTGGGCGTTTTGGGTTTACTGCGACGGCAGTAACAAGTGTGACAGATGAACCACCTACTCTATTGGTGTGTATGAACCGTAATTCATTCGCTTACCCGCATTTTCAAAAGAACGGTGTGTTGAGTGTGAATGTCTTGCAAGGTCATCATCAAGACGTGTCTTGGGATTTCGCAAACCGTGATTTATCAAGTGAAGAGCGCTTTGCAAAACATAAGTGGTCAACATTGAAAACGGGCGCGCCAATTTTGGAAGAAGCGTTAGTGAGCTTTGACTGTGAAATACATGAGTCCCATGAAATGGGTTCGCATTCTATTTTTTATTGCCGAGTAAAAGATGCAGTGGTTGGAGAGAATGGCGAAGGTCTTGTGTACTTTAATCGTGCTTATCACGCCTTAAATGAGCAATCTAGCGCACGCTAA
- the dksA gene encoding RNA polymerase-binding protein DksA: MPKMNPESLMKDFEPYVSVAGEEYMNEKQLAHFRSILVNWKQNLMEEVDRTVHHLKEEAVNYADPNDRASQEEEFSLELRARDRERKLVKKINQTIERIDDDDYGFCDECGIEIGIRRLEARPTATMCIDCKTLAEMKEKQVGG, from the coding sequence GAAAGACTTCGAACCCTACGTTTCAGTAGCTGGTGAAGAGTACATGAATGAAAAGCAGTTGGCACACTTTCGTAGCATCTTAGTCAACTGGAAACAAAATTTGATGGAAGAGGTGGATCGCACCGTTCATCATTTAAAAGAAGAAGCAGTTAACTATGCTGATCCAAATGACCGTGCGAGTCAGGAAGAAGAATTCAGTTTAGAATTGCGCGCCCGCGATCGCGAAAGAAAATTGGTTAAGAAAATTAATCAAACAATTGAGCGCATCGATGATGATGACTACGGTTTTTGCGACGAATGTGGCATCGAAATAGGCATTCGCCGTCTCGAAGCACGTCCAACAGCAACCATGTGCATCGACTGCAAAACCCTTGCAGAAATGAAAGAGAAACAAGTCGGCGGCTAG
- the pgi gene encoding glucose-6-phosphate isomerase — protein MSSPTGLPAWKALTEHKEEMSNVKMATLFDEDSNRAEKLTVSAAGWTLDYSKNRANEKTLSLLNQLLTEVGMHDAIKGMFNGDKINNTENRSVLHTALRASHAQESLMVDDTNVLAEVRSTLKQMEKFVWQLQTGQWRGYSNLPITDVVSIGIGGSYLGPKVVAEALTPYKQSSIDVHFVANIDGSDITEKLRYLDPETTVFIISSKSFGTLETLYNANAARDWFLRNGGPEELVHKHFAAVSSNVEKAVQFGIAEENIFPMWDWVGGRYSLWSAIGLPIAVAIGMENFNAVLDGAYQMDTHFKTAPLEENLPVIMGALGVWYSSFHNAQSHALIPYDHYLRALPAHIQQLDMESNGKANLVDGKAVETDTGPIIWGGAGTNGQHAYHQLLHQGTRLVPVDFIAPLKSHNPVADHHAQLFANCLSQAQALMVGKTLEQAEKELRDAGASEAEIAAVAPHKVIKGNRPSNTLLTEKMTPSTVGALIALYEHRTFVQGTIWGINSFDQWGVELGKVLGTDIYDRLTSDSDNSKLDASTQALINAFKAAQN, from the coding sequence ATGAGCTCACCCACCGGACTTCCAGCTTGGAAGGCTTTGACTGAACACAAAGAAGAAATGTCCAATGTTAAAATGGCCACTCTTTTCGATGAAGACAGCAATCGCGCAGAAAAGCTAACGGTTTCAGCTGCTGGCTGGACATTGGATTACTCAAAAAACAGAGCCAATGAAAAAACGCTATCTCTTTTAAATCAGCTCCTCACTGAAGTCGGCATGCACGATGCTATTAAAGGCATGTTCAACGGCGACAAAATAAACAATACGGAAAACCGCTCTGTCCTGCACACTGCACTTAGAGCAAGCCATGCTCAAGAAAGTTTAATGGTCGATGACACAAACGTCCTAGCAGAAGTTCGCTCGACACTGAAACAAATGGAAAAGTTTGTTTGGCAACTGCAAACCGGACAATGGCGCGGTTACTCCAACCTTCCGATCACAGATGTTGTTTCAATTGGCATTGGTGGTTCATACCTTGGACCAAAGGTGGTTGCAGAAGCGCTAACCCCGTACAAGCAATCAAGCATCGATGTTCACTTCGTTGCTAACATCGACGGCTCAGACATTACCGAAAAGCTACGTTACTTAGATCCAGAAACGACGGTTTTTATTATTTCATCAAAATCGTTCGGTACACTGGAAACCCTCTACAACGCCAACGCAGCGCGAGACTGGTTCTTGCGCAACGGAGGTCCTGAAGAGCTAGTACATAAACACTTTGCGGCTGTGAGCTCCAATGTGGAAAAAGCCGTTCAGTTTGGTATCGCAGAAGAAAACATTTTCCCTATGTGGGACTGGGTCGGTGGACGTTACTCTCTTTGGTCAGCCATTGGCTTACCTATTGCCGTCGCAATCGGCATGGAAAATTTCAATGCCGTTCTAGACGGTGCGTATCAAATGGATACTCATTTTAAAACGGCCCCACTAGAAGAAAATTTACCCGTTATTATGGGTGCTTTAGGCGTTTGGTACAGCAGTTTTCATAATGCTCAAAGCCATGCATTGATACCTTATGATCACTATTTACGCGCCTTACCCGCCCACATTCAGCAGCTGGACATGGAAAGCAACGGGAAAGCGAACTTAGTTGATGGCAAGGCTGTAGAAACAGATACAGGTCCTATCATTTGGGGCGGTGCGGGTACAAACGGCCAACATGCGTATCACCAGCTATTACATCAAGGCACTCGCCTTGTACCTGTCGACTTCATTGCACCTTTGAAAAGTCACAATCCGGTCGCAGATCACCACGCACAGCTTTTTGCAAACTGCCTTAGCCAAGCGCAAGCGCTCATGGTAGGTAAGACTCTAGAACAAGCAGAGAAAGAACTGCGTGACGCGGGCGCGAGTGAAGCGGAAATCGCTGCTGTTGCCCCTCATAAAGTGATAAAAGGCAACCGTCCAAGTAACACTCTACTCACTGAAAAAATGACTCCTTCAACCGTCGGCGCACTCATAGCGCTATACGAACATAGGACATTTGTGCAGGGTACTATTTGGGGAATTAACTCTTTTGATCAATGGGGTGTTGAACTAGGAAAAGTACTCGGTACGGATATCTATGATCGACTCACATCGGATTCAGATAACAGTAAGCTCGACGCATCAACACAAGCTTTGATTAACGCGTTTAAAGCAGCGCAAAACTAA
- the gluQRS gene encoding tRNA glutamyl-Q(34) synthetase GluQRS: protein MQSTYHGRFAPSPTGPLHFGSLVAALASYLDAKKNKGRWTIRIEDVDGSRCKPEFSQSIITTLESYGLYSDTPILDQSHRSDTYEHCLQTLNKQDKVFRCVCTRQSLKHYAGKHPHICSSDNAPLPSSPYSWRLLTEETAVFNVDDPIQGHLIFDLASLKNNPILKRKDGYFSYQLAVVVDDHDQGINHLVRGSDLLDTTTEQLYLYTLLNWEAPKMCHIPVILDKNLNKISKQNHAKAIQEADTNTLLTALQYLEIRDISAYLPINDIILQAVNKWDINRLPRTKTIPLKPEDYWLVS, encoded by the coding sequence ATGCAGTCTACTTATCATGGTCGGTTCGCGCCTTCGCCAACTGGCCCGCTGCACTTTGGCTCCCTAGTAGCCGCTCTAGCAAGCTATCTAGACGCAAAAAAGAACAAGGGTCGATGGACCATACGGATCGAAGACGTCGATGGGTCGCGCTGCAAACCTGAATTCAGCCAGTCTATTATAACGACTCTGGAAAGCTACGGCCTTTATTCAGACACTCCTATCCTAGATCAGTCCCATCGTTCAGATACCTATGAGCACTGCTTGCAAACACTCAATAAACAAGACAAAGTATTTCGTTGTGTCTGCACACGTCAGTCGTTAAAACACTATGCGGGAAAGCACCCACACATCTGTTCGTCTGACAATGCCCCTCTACCAAGCAGCCCTTATTCTTGGCGACTATTAACTGAAGAAACAGCGGTTTTCAATGTCGACGACCCGATACAAGGCCATTTAATCTTTGATTTAGCGAGTCTTAAAAACAACCCAATTTTAAAGCGCAAGGACGGATATTTTTCTTACCAACTGGCCGTTGTTGTCGACGATCATGACCAAGGCATCAACCACCTAGTTCGAGGTTCAGACTTGCTCGACACCACAACAGAGCAGCTTTACCTGTATACCCTCCTAAATTGGGAGGCACCTAAAATGTGCCACATTCCCGTCATTTTAGATAAGAATTTAAATAAGATAAGTAAGCAAAATCACGCAAAAGCGATACAAGAGGCAGACACAAACACCCTCCTTACCGCCTTACAATATCTCGAGATTCGAGATATCTCGGCCTATCTTCCTATCAACGACATAATCCTTCAAGCCGTAAACAAGTGGGACATAAACCGCCTTCCAAGGACAAAGACGATACCACTTAAGCCCGAGGATTATTGGCTAGTATCATGA
- the folK gene encoding 2-amino-4-hydroxy-6-hydroxymethyldihydropteridine diphosphokinase has protein sequence MTAHIVYIGLGSNLNDPLTQLKDAISYLSAHPSIESFECSRLYSSKPVGPQDQPDYINAVARFSSTLPPIELLDLLQSVEQNHHRVRERHWGPRTLDLDILLIDRETISHPRLNVPHPFMLERGFVIQPLSDLAPELLLSNGKSVEEHVKQLDTSDLVSIEKE, from the coding sequence ATGACAGCTCATATTGTATATATTGGACTAGGTAGCAATTTAAACGACCCGCTGACACAATTAAAAGACGCGATTAGCTACCTTAGTGCTCATCCAAGCATAGAATCCTTTGAGTGTTCTAGACTGTATTCCAGCAAGCCCGTTGGCCCTCAGGATCAGCCTGACTACATCAACGCCGTCGCCCGATTTAGCTCAACACTCCCCCCTATCGAGCTACTCGACTTATTACAAAGTGTTGAACAGAATCATCACCGAGTACGCGAAAGACACTGGGGCCCGAGAACACTTGATTTAGACATCCTTTTAATCGACAGAGAAACCATCTCCCATCCACGATTAAACGTACCTCATCCATTTATGCTAGAAAGAGGGTTTGTGATCCAACCCCTATCTGACCTAGCACCTGAACTGCTTCTTTCTAACGGCAAATCCGTCGAAGAGCATGTAAAGCAACTTGATACCAGCGATTTGGTCTCGATTGAAAAAGAGTAG
- a CDS encoding sigma-54-dependent transcriptional regulator, whose translation MHHIMIICPEASELIYAEKWLSRNGFHVNVSHSVSQANKYYELSDFDLILLDTSSLEPLEIDNTLKHPCIVFDDKASLSTAVNLMAKGALYYLSLPSTADQILNHVIDALERPKTLSLNSAQSQNKEDVILFPLSPEAEESRKLGSPESGIIGQSPKMQSLFKDIRKVAPTDVTVLVRGESGTGKELVAKALHNLSSRHAEPLISVNCAAIPENLIESELFGHEKGAFTGAASARDGLVIAADNGTLFLDEIGELPLEAQARLLRVLQEGEIRRVGAVQSTKVNIRLVTATHRNLKEMVRKGQFREDLYYRLYVMELILPPLRDRGDDLSLIAKTLLRATCEKYSTHQYEYSKAFDKAIRSHSWPGNVRELENAIERAVILSPNSHLEPQNLKLESLTESKPSNETTGDNSPSFSGTTLDDYLKHFVLSHQQELTETEIAQSLGISRKSLWERRQKLGIPKKVTADK comes from the coding sequence ATGCATCATATTATGATCATTTGCCCAGAAGCATCTGAGCTTATTTATGCGGAGAAATGGCTCTCTAGAAATGGCTTTCACGTTAACGTTAGTCACTCTGTCAGCCAAGCCAACAAATACTACGAACTTTCTGATTTCGACCTCATATTGCTCGATACGAGCTCTCTTGAACCTCTAGAAATAGATAACACCCTCAAGCACCCATGCATTGTGTTTGACGACAAAGCCAGCTTAAGCACCGCGGTTAATTTAATGGCCAAAGGCGCGCTATATTACTTATCACTGCCCTCCACAGCAGATCAAATACTAAATCACGTCATCGACGCGTTAGAACGCCCTAAAACGCTTTCACTAAACTCAGCCCAATCACAAAATAAAGAAGACGTCATTCTTTTCCCTTTGAGCCCTGAGGCAGAGGAAAGCCGAAAGCTAGGATCACCAGAAAGCGGCATCATCGGACAAAGCCCAAAGATGCAATCACTGTTCAAGGACATACGAAAAGTAGCCCCTACGGATGTCACCGTCCTTGTCAGAGGGGAGTCAGGAACCGGTAAGGAACTCGTTGCGAAAGCACTTCATAACCTCAGCAGCAGACATGCAGAACCACTGATAAGTGTAAACTGCGCCGCCATTCCAGAAAACCTAATAGAATCAGAGCTCTTTGGACACGAAAAAGGCGCATTCACCGGAGCCGCTAGCGCACGCGATGGATTGGTTATCGCCGCTGACAACGGCACACTGTTTCTCGACGAGATAGGCGAGCTGCCATTAGAAGCTCAGGCAAGGCTCCTTAGAGTACTTCAAGAAGGTGAGATAAGACGCGTCGGCGCGGTCCAATCCACCAAAGTAAATATTCGATTGGTAACAGCAACACACCGAAATTTAAAAGAGATGGTACGCAAAGGACAATTTAGGGAAGATTTATACTATCGTCTTTACGTTATGGAACTCATTTTACCCCCTCTTCGTGATCGAGGTGATGATCTATCCCTGATCGCTAAAACACTCTTAAGAGCGACCTGCGAAAAATACAGCACACACCAATATGAATACTCGAAAGCCTTCGACAAAGCCATCCGAAGCCACTCCTGGCCTGGCAACGTTAGGGAATTAGAAAATGCGATAGAGCGTGCCGTTATCTTGAGCCCTAACTCTCACTTAGAGCCTCAAAACCTCAAACTTGAGTCACTAACTGAAAGCAAGCCTAGCAACGAAACCACAGGAGACAACTCGCCCTCCTTCAGTGGAACAACGCTAGACGACTACCTAAAACACTTTGTTTTGTCGCACCAGCAAGAACTCACAGAGACAGAAATCGCCCAATCCTTGGGCATCTCACGAAAAAGCCTGTGGGAAAGGCGACAAAAGTTAGGAATACCCAAAAAAGTAACAGCAGATAAGTAA
- the pcnB gene encoding polynucleotide adenylyltransferase PcnB, with the protein MLTGFKTLVRKATALFTSENSMELPLVIPKEEHSLSDSGISPNALKVLHRLNGAGFDAYLVGGCIRDHLIGMSPKDFDVVTNATPEEVNDLFSNSRLIGRRFRIVHVTFGREIIEVSTFRANTANNPPPIPKHDENKSLKNKDTARSSHGIILRDNVWGSIDEDAQRRDFTFNALYFNIADRSIHDFCNGLQDIENKQIRIIGDPRERYKEDPVRMLRAIRFAGKLGFDIEPETAAPIKEMAHLLDHIPPARLFEEVLKLLGSGQGVTTFYLLREYGLFKYLFPDTDAILNSGWKRKDINPERFIRQGLENTDRRIQDGKSTAPYFLYAIMLWPSVCLRHEEFESQGLPATPALHQAATMVLDNQVASTAIPRRFSTPMREIWDLQFRLPKRYGKRALVLLQHPRFRAAFDFLLIRELSGTQLDGLGAWWENFQHAPENQQRNLISEADPRKSDTADVKKRRPRRRRKSNAVKKQTPDS; encoded by the coding sequence ATGCTGACAGGTTTTAAGACTCTGGTTCGTAAAGCAACTGCGCTATTCACATCCGAAAACTCAATGGAATTGCCTTTGGTCATCCCTAAAGAAGAACATTCGCTATCTGATAGTGGAATCAGTCCAAACGCACTTAAAGTACTCCATCGATTGAATGGCGCTGGGTTTGATGCCTATCTCGTTGGCGGCTGCATACGAGACCACCTCATCGGCATGAGTCCAAAAGACTTTGATGTCGTCACTAACGCGACACCAGAAGAAGTAAACGATCTATTTTCTAATTCACGACTTATCGGCCGACGTTTTCGTATTGTTCACGTAACATTTGGGCGCGAAATTATTGAAGTATCGACGTTTAGAGCAAATACTGCGAATAATCCGCCGCCCATTCCTAAGCATGACGAGAACAAATCTCTAAAAAATAAAGACACAGCTCGCTCATCACACGGCATTATCCTACGCGATAACGTTTGGGGCAGCATAGATGAAGACGCTCAACGTCGCGATTTCACGTTTAACGCCCTGTATTTCAATATCGCAGACCGCTCGATTCATGATTTCTGTAACGGTCTTCAAGATATAGAAAACAAACAAATTCGCATAATTGGCGACCCAAGAGAGCGCTACAAAGAAGACCCCGTCAGGATGCTTCGCGCGATTCGTTTCGCAGGAAAGCTAGGATTCGATATAGAACCAGAAACCGCCGCCCCCATTAAAGAGATGGCACATCTTTTGGATCACATTCCGCCAGCACGCCTGTTTGAAGAAGTATTGAAACTCTTAGGCAGCGGACAAGGTGTTACGACCTTCTACTTACTTCGTGAATACGGCCTCTTCAAATACCTATTTCCCGATACAGACGCCATCCTAAACAGTGGCTGGAAGCGAAAAGACATTAATCCAGAACGCTTTATCCGACAAGGTCTTGAGAACACAGACCGACGCATTCAGGATGGCAAGAGCACAGCTCCATACTTTTTATATGCGATTATGCTTTGGCCAAGTGTATGCCTACGCCATGAAGAGTTTGAATCTCAGGGACTACCTGCTACGCCAGCACTGCATCAAGCCGCGACCATGGTACTCGACAATCAAGTCGCGTCCACAGCAATCCCTCGTCGGTTCTCTACTCCAATGAGAGAAATTTGGGATTTACAATTCCGCTTGCCAAAACGCTACGGTAAGCGCGCGCTTGTATTATTACAGCACCCTAGATTTAGAGCAGCCTTTGACTTCCTTCTTATTAGAGAGCTAAGCGGCACACAACTTGATGGACTAGGAGCGTGGTGGGAAAACTTCCAGCATGCGCCAGAAAACCAACAGCGCAATCTCATTTCAGAGGCGGACCCACGAAAATCTGACACGGCCGATGTCAAAAAGCGTCGCCCAAGAAGACGCCGCAAAAGCAACGCTGTTAAAAAGCAAACCCCGGACAGTTAA
- a CDS encoding amidase — protein MTLPLKPNTLSLSQMCRSIEKGEHTAEAIINACFDQIEAREPDVRAWQYQLDREAYLKQYRDNQSFYESSLLKGLPVGIKDIIDTKNMPTEMGSSIHKGRQPIDDATCVALIRQAGGIILGKTVTTEFAYFKPGKTCNPKDLARTPGGSSSGSAAAVADTMVPVALGSQTAASVIRPAAYCGSIGYVGSRGEYSLRGAQPLAQSLDSLGLFSRHVEDIQLLRSILMRQNLSDAPNESVKPLRVLVCQGALIGDTSVEMAQALSALSDRLLNQGVDVVDLEAGGELLEMVDHHGHIMAWEVCRNLALESNSPEMLSDPLSDLMEQGKSMKRARYLGSLKAAEETDKWLWSLCDDVDVVLAPAAADIAPLGHDKTGSPHMSRPWQAMGLPVITLPGMQNSAGLPLGVQLIARHRDDDRLLQIAKWFETVLA, from the coding sequence ATGACGTTACCACTTAAACCGAATACGTTGAGTTTAAGCCAGATGTGTCGCTCTATTGAAAAGGGAGAACACACTGCGGAGGCCATCATTAATGCGTGCTTCGATCAAATTGAAGCACGCGAACCTGATGTGCGCGCGTGGCAATACCAGTTAGATCGCGAAGCGTATTTGAAGCAGTATCGCGATAATCAAAGCTTTTATGAAAGCAGCCTTCTAAAAGGCCTTCCTGTTGGCATCAAAGATATTATCGATACTAAAAACATGCCAACTGAAATGGGGTCATCCATTCATAAGGGGCGTCAACCGATTGATGATGCGACTTGTGTTGCCTTGATTCGTCAGGCTGGTGGGATTATTCTTGGAAAAACCGTCACGACTGAGTTTGCCTATTTTAAGCCTGGTAAAACCTGCAATCCAAAAGATTTAGCCAGAACACCAGGCGGGTCTTCAAGTGGTTCTGCTGCAGCAGTAGCCGATACGATGGTGCCTGTTGCATTAGGATCACAAACCGCCGCTTCTGTCATTCGTCCTGCGGCATATTGTGGTTCAATTGGCTACGTTGGCAGTCGAGGAGAGTATTCTTTGAGAGGAGCGCAGCCACTGGCTCAGTCGCTTGATTCTCTAGGTTTGTTCTCTCGTCATGTCGAAGATATTCAGTTATTGCGTTCTATTTTAATGCGTCAGAACTTGTCTGATGCGCCGAATGAGTCGGTTAAGCCGCTTAGAGTCCTAGTATGTCAGGGTGCTCTAATTGGCGACACTTCTGTCGAAATGGCGCAAGCCTTGTCTGCACTGAGTGACAGACTTCTGAATCAAGGTGTTGATGTTGTTGATTTAGAGGCGGGTGGTGAGCTGCTAGAGATGGTGGATCATCATGGTCACATTATGGCGTGGGAAGTGTGTCGTAATTTAGCGCTAGAATCTAATTCGCCGGAAATGCTCAGTGATCCACTGAGTGACTTAATGGAGCAAGGTAAGTCGATGAAGCGAGCGCGTTATCTGGGCTCGCTGAAAGCCGCGGAAGAGACGGATAAATGGCTTTGGTCACTGTGTGATGATGTCGATGTAGTACTCGCCCCTGCGGCGGCTGACATAGCGCCATTGGGGCATGATAAAACCGGCTCACCCCATATGAGCCGTCCTTGGCAAGCAATGGGCTTGCCTGTTATTACATTGCCAGGAATGCAAAATTCAGCGGGTTTGCCTTTGGGTGTTCAGTTGATTGCTAGGCATCGTGATGATGATCGACTGTTACAAATCGCCAAATGGTTTGAGACTGTCTTAGCGTGA
- the panB gene encoding 3-methyl-2-oxobutanoate hydroxymethyltransferase, whose product MYSDTNKKLTRPVTLSKLRKMKQEQEKFTCLTSYDATFTGAMNAASIETILIGDSLGMVVQGQDSTLPVSIEDMCYHIAAVKRGNDNAFLLADMPFMSYSKPEQALDNAAKLMQAGAHMVKLEGGSWLKDTIGLLTERGIPVCAHLGLTPQAVHKLGGYKVQGKDEATAALLLKESLELEAAGTDILLYECIPSELGKTLTEAVNIPTIGIGAGPHTDGQVLVMHDMLGVTQGRKPRFVKNFLTDGRSIQEAFEAFSDEVKSGTFPAPEHGF is encoded by the coding sequence ATGTATTCAGATACTAATAAAAAATTAACGCGCCCAGTCACGCTTTCCAAGCTTCGAAAGATGAAGCAAGAGCAAGAAAAGTTTACTTGCCTAACCAGCTATGACGCGACTTTTACAGGCGCAATGAACGCAGCAAGCATTGAAACCATACTAATAGGTGACTCATTAGGAATGGTCGTTCAAGGCCAAGACAGCACTCTGCCCGTTTCAATTGAAGATATGTGTTATCACATCGCGGCCGTGAAGCGCGGCAACGATAACGCGTTCCTACTCGCAGACATGCCTTTTATGAGCTACTCCAAACCTGAACAAGCCTTAGATAATGCTGCGAAGTTAATGCAAGCTGGCGCGCATATGGTCAAGTTGGAAGGAGGAAGCTGGCTAAAAGACACCATTGGCCTTCTGACAGAGCGAGGCATCCCAGTATGTGCACACCTAGGCTTAACCCCTCAAGCGGTTCACAAGCTAGGTGGCTATAAGGTTCAAGGTAAGGATGAAGCGACAGCGGCACTCCTTCTTAAAGAGTCTCTAGAATTAGAAGCCGCAGGCACTGATATTTTACTGTATGAATGCATTCCCTCCGAACTCGGAAAAACACTGACAGAAGCAGTCAATATTCCGACGATCGGAATCGGCGCAGGCCCTCATACAGATGGTCAGGTATTAGTTATGCATGACATGCTTGGCGTCACTCAAGGCCGAAAACCTCGTTTCGTTAAAAACTTTTTAACAGACGGACGCAGCATTCAGGAGGCTTTTGAGGCCTTTTCTGACGAAGTAAAATCGGGCACTTTCCCAGCCCCTGAGCACGGTTTCTGA